One Spiroplasma endosymbiont of Nebria brevicollis DNA window includes the following coding sequences:
- the tpx gene encoding thiol peroxidase, whose product MVQLTIKGNPVHIKNNPIKVGDTLNFTAVDNVLCEMNLAQFPHRFKIISSVPSIDTKTCALQTAYFNVEAAKLQELTVITISKDLPFAQSRFCENLKLNSNFHIWSDYRNNENNFSSKTNLLIDETQLLARSVMVLDASNKVLYLQIVKEVSDEPDYDHILKFLKTLN is encoded by the coding sequence ATGGTTCAACTAACAATTAAGGGTAACCCTGTTCATATTAAAAATAATCCCATTAAGGTTGGCGATACATTAAATTTCACGGCAGTTGATAATGTCCTGTGTGAAATGAATTTAGCACAGTTTCCTCATCGCTTTAAAATCATTTCTAGTGTTCCTAGTATTGATACTAAAACTTGTGCTTTACAAACTGCATATTTTAATGTGGAAGCTGCTAAGTTACAAGAATTAACTGTTATTACAATTTCTAAAGATTTACCATTTGCGCAAAGTAGATTTTGTGAAAACTTAAAACTTAACAGTAATTTCCATATTTGAAGTGATTATCGTAATAATGAAAATAATTTTAGTAGCAAGACTAATTTATTAATTGATGAAACACAATTGTTAGCACGTAGTGTTATGGTACTAGATGCTAGTAATAAAGTTTTATATTTACAAATTGTCAAAGAAGTAAGTGATGAACCAGATTATGACCACATATTAAAGTTTCTTAAAACATTAAACTAA
- a CDS encoding RDD family protein: MNNKNKPLTETYKIAQTWKRLTARIFDVIIVSIIPLVIGLGIYLGDKTNQEWWKIMLVFIINIVIVTIYFVIVPWKWHGRTLGKLILQIKLVNDNNENLTLKQLFYREMFLVFIPLGLTMGIILFLRLTFNINIVTIKPNNTLNFWINILIRIVVSFDFAWYCGIMIVTKIDKYHQLFYDRRAKTYVINKNPIIQKINVKQKKHNEPHIHLVFCQPGNISDDELENIHNL; this comes from the coding sequence ATGAACAACAAAAACAAGCCCTTAACTGAAACTTATAAAATCGCTCAAACATGAAAGCGCCTTACAGCTCGTATTTTTGATGTAATTATTGTTAGTATTATCCCACTAGTAATTGGTTTAGGAATCTATTTAGGTGATAAAACTAATCAAGAATGATGAAAAATCATGCTTGTATTTATTATTAATATTGTTATTGTTACTATCTATTTTGTTATTGTTCCTTGAAAATGACATGGTCGAACGTTAGGTAAATTAATTTTACAAATTAAGTTAGTAAATGATAATAATGAAAACCTAACTTTAAAGCAACTTTTTTATCGGGAAATGTTTTTGGTTTTTATTCCATTAGGTCTAACGATGGGAATAATTTTATTTCTGAGATTGACTTTTAACATAAATATTGTTACTATTAAACCTAATAATACTTTAAATTTTTGAATAAATATTCTTATTCGTATTGTGGTTAGTTTTGATTTTGCTTGATATTGTGGTATCATGATTGTAACGAAAATTGACAAATATCACCAATTGTTTTATGACCGTCGTGCTAAAACTTATGTTATTAATAAAAACCCGATTATCCAAAAAATAAATGTTAAACAAAAAAAACATAATGAACCACATATCCACTTAGTGTTCTGCCAACCAGGTAATATTAGTGATGACGAATTAGAAAATATTCATAATCTTTAA
- a CDS encoding glycosyltransferase family 2 protein yields MLLSFILNTTAIESKVLNYWLENIFQQKSSDFEIVVIDDGIDNENLEVMSKFFKLYSEQLVLITYFQSSGISIGRNLGLKYARGEYVIVLNPTEIPNVNFVLLITQTLEKNPKIDCIEYRVHYELDANSVFHSTIRIETNELYQLNTPKGKSVYALTSPILSTKVMKLRIIREHEIQFRKEIQFDSLFLYSFLAHCTEYYAIIDTLITCKFNSLEHDNTFDLLNQWVHILNYYNNQKIKKVLHDELEYAFVRYYLYTFLRFISITKKPLLIQKAYNRVKDTIDFRYKNFLKNPYLKTINKYDVFTTYCLDLSKYVKTYCRENKIVDDSKYWE; encoded by the coding sequence ATGTTGCTAAGTTTTATTTTAAATACAACAGCTATTGAATCAAAAGTTTTAAACTATTGATTAGAAAATATATTCCAACAAAAAAGTTCTGATTTTGAAATTGTTGTTATTGATGATGGAATTGACAATGAAAACTTAGAAGTAATGTCTAAGTTTTTTAAATTATATTCAGAGCAACTAGTTCTTATTACTTATTTTCAAAGTAGTGGCATTTCCATTGGTCGTAATTTAGGATTAAAATATGCACGAGGAGAATATGTAATTGTTTTAAATCCAACTGAAATTCCAAATGTTAATTTTGTATTGCTTATTACACAAACATTAGAAAAAAATCCCAAAATTGATTGCATTGAATATCGTGTTCATTATGAATTAGATGCTAATTCCGTTTTCCATTCAACAATTAGAATCGAAACTAATGAGTTGTATCAATTAAATACACCTAAGGGAAAAAGCGTTTATGCTTTAACATCACCAATTTTAAGTACGAAAGTAATGAAATTACGTATTATTAGAGAACATGAAATCCAATTTCGTAAAGAAATTCAATTTGATAGTTTATTTCTTTACTCGTTTTTAGCGCATTGTACAGAATATTATGCTATTATTGATACATTAATTACCTGTAAATTTAATTCTTTAGAACATGATAATACCTTTGATTTGTTAAATCAGTGAGTACATATTTTAAACTATTATAATAACCAAAAAATTAAAAAAGTATTACATGATGAACTAGAATATGCCTTTGTTCGTTATTATTTGTATACATTCTTACGTTTTATTAGTATTACCAAAAAGCCATTACTAATTCAAAAAGCTTATAATCGTGTTAAAGATACCATTGATTTTCGTTATAAAAATTTTCTTAAAAATCCTTATTTAAAAACTATTAATAAATACGATGTGTTCACGACGTATTGCCTTGATTTAAGTAAGTATGTTAAAACATATTGTCGTGAAAATAAAATTGTGGATGATTCAAAATATTGAGAGTAA
- a CDS encoding ATP-dependent helicase — translation MDKNKLLNNLNDQQLQAVINIDGPCRIIAGVGVGKTRVLTYKIAYLINVIKIPSEKILALTFTNKAAKEMKLRVVQLLENDDIKVTIATYHAICAKILRKDIHNLKINNSFNIIDQEDQRKILKDIYQKEFSNKVDLAELRLLSSSISNWKNHHTTYDELVNDYQNQDQWILRAKVYESYKQYQTSNSCLDFDDLLLLVQRLFKEFPHVLKKWQDQFSFILVDEFQDTNDIQYSLLLSLSTNHNNITVVGDPDQTIYSWRGANINLILNFTKKFPNTQTFILNENFRSTTKILNIANSLIKNNVQRIDKSLFTKNDMGSEVVVYHASSSTQEAHWVATSIKKIHLKYHLGLNNIAILYRNNYLSKDLEQALINNNINYKIFGGYKFFERKEIRDILAYLKVIAWNDNLSMVRILNATPKIGPKAIDHLLELAKQNSLSLNEYLFQYQYNLPKNYRQHLQPLIKLISDIQKNIEDVTSLHKLTEQVLAETNYLKTLEENLETERIQNLQQLLTQLLDFDSTNETKGTALLTSFLQEASLYTDLDENSNAKAVSLMTIHSAKGLEFDVVFIIGINEGILPGHSKNNDKDNKIEEERRLFYVAITRAKKYLFLSSADGFSFFLNAMKQPSRFLKDLDITHLKIINNEHQEMAESYQNRSNSKFNYFKFDANKDNNQAISNDWKVGDIIVHEIFGKGVITKLIGDKIQVAFHKNNGGIRILSATHNAIKKFV, via the coding sequence ATGGATAAAAATAAACTTCTTAACAATCTTAATGACCAACAATTGCAAGCAGTTATTAATATTGATGGACCATGCCGTATTATTGCTGGAGTTGGAGTGGGAAAAACTCGTGTTTTGACTTATAAAATTGCTTATTTAATTAATGTAATAAAAATACCAAGCGAAAAGATCTTAGCTTTAACATTTACAAATAAAGCAGCCAAAGAAATGAAACTTCGAGTAGTACAGTTATTAGAAAATGATGATATCAAAGTTACCATTGCTACTTATCACGCAATATGTGCTAAAATTTTACGAAAAGATATTCATAATTTAAAAATTAATAATAGTTTTAATATTATTGACCAAGAAGACCAACGAAAAATTTTAAAAGATATTTATCAAAAAGAATTCTCAAATAAAGTTGATTTGGCAGAATTAAGATTATTAAGTAGCAGTATTTCTAATTGAAAAAATCATCATACTACTTATGATGAATTAGTAAACGATTATCAAAATCAAGACCAATGAATTTTACGAGCTAAAGTTTATGAATCATATAAACAATATCAAACAAGTAATTCTTGTTTAGATTTTGATGATTTATTATTGTTAGTACAACGTTTGTTTAAAGAATTCCCTCATGTCTTAAAAAAATGACAAGACCAATTTAGTTTTATTTTAGTTGATGAGTTTCAAGATACTAATGATATTCAATATAGTTTATTATTATCCCTCTCTACAAATCATAATAATATCACAGTAGTTGGTGATCCAGACCAAACTATTTATAGTTGAAGGGGTGCTAATATTAATTTAATTTTAAATTTTACTAAAAAATTCCCTAATACCCAAACTTTTATTTTAAATGAAAATTTTAGAAGTACCACTAAAATTTTAAACATTGCTAATAGTTTAATTAAAAATAATGTCCAACGAATTGATAAATCCTTATTTACTAAAAATGATATGGGTAGTGAAGTAGTTGTTTATCATGCTAGCAGTAGTACTCAAGAAGCGCATTGAGTTGCTACAAGTATTAAAAAAATTCATTTAAAATATCATTTAGGTTTAAATAATATTGCAATTTTATATCGTAATAATTATTTATCAAAAGATTTAGAACAAGCATTAATTAATAATAATATTAACTATAAAATTTTTGGTGGTTACAAATTTTTCGAACGTAAGGAAATTAGAGATATTTTAGCATACTTAAAAGTTATTGCTTGAAACGATAATTTATCAATGGTTCGTATTTTGAATGCTACACCAAAAATCGGTCCTAAAGCTATTGACCATTTATTAGAACTAGCTAAACAAAATTCATTAAGTCTAAATGAATATTTATTTCAGTATCAATACAACTTACCAAAAAATTACCGTCAACACTTACAACCATTAATTAAATTAATTAGTGATATCCAAAAAAATATTGAAGATGTTACCTCATTACATAAATTAACAGAACAAGTATTAGCAGAAACTAATTATTTAAAAACATTAGAGGAAAACTTGGAAACTGAGCGAATTCAAAACTTACAACAATTATTGACACAATTATTAGATTTTGATAGTACTAATGAAACAAAAGGAACTGCTTTGCTTACTTCTTTTTTACAAGAAGCAAGTTTATATACTGACTTAGATGAAAATAGTAATGCAAAAGCTGTCAGTTTGATGACTATTCATAGTGCTAAAGGCCTAGAATTTGATGTTGTTTTTATTATAGGTATTAACGAAGGTATCTTACCAGGTCATAGTAAAAATAATGATAAAGATAATAAAATTGAAGAAGAACGTCGTCTATTTTATGTTGCTATTACCAGAGCTAAAAAATATTTATTTTTATCAAGTGCTGATGGTTTTTCATTTTTTTTAAATGCTATGAAACAACCATCACGCTTTTTAAAAGATTTAGATATTACCCATTTAAAAATAATTAATAATGAACACCAAGAGATGGCGGAAAGTTACCAGAATCGTAGTAATTCAAAATTTAATTATTTTAAATTTGATGCAAACAAAGACAATAACCAAGCTATTAGTAATGATTGAAAAGTTGGAGATATTATTGTTCATGAAATTTTTGGTAAAGGAGTAATCACTAAACTAATTGGTGACAAAATTCAAGTTGCTTTTCATAAAAATAATGGTGGTATACGTATCCTTAGCGCTACTCATAATGCAATTAAAAAGTTTGTATAA
- a CDS encoding YhgE/Pip family protein, translating into MQKLLKSIKNGNQEFKTAFKTIGSNHVYKNRKTIVKSIALCFIPFLYAFIALWAFFNPLGNINKLPIALVNADTYSDASGSDNRVINLHNLNLDGISQNKYGAYQFNINDLKISNEKKTFTVYYYDNDETYQQHKNDKTFLTEIIVDKNFTNDFNIFFSKSLKIVEDKIKKPEKIWNLINQITDRPKISLEASYKVSPILGEINDFALNTLKDSIFGKFLPVVISDQIFDYWYNNAIKDGVDGYKKFQQTFKTLYGFLSIVVPGLGPHADEFNTRINSVDNNDKIKEIKQLEHTYWMNHELLAPLNFIDFNINIEGQDKSPYGFGLGPYFMCIGMWVGTLLLTFTFIRDKDLNKSKFWSNYLGKSAWMVMFGLVQSTILTTSLLLLFHSSDLWSRCWQLLLYMWCIGIVFDLVVQSIAHMFRNHDLGRFLIVILLILQLSSSSGTFPVELEPGFFQVMYHVLPFSYAIKGLREILINPNALNILWSLGCLLLFVVILVPLSLLVNWWYDKRDNKQLGTKRENHKPETLLIETNNIPLLEEGE; encoded by the coding sequence GTGCAAAAACTTTTAAAATCAATAAAAAATGGTAATCAAGAATTTAAAACTGCTTTTAAAACAATAGGTTCTAATCACGTATATAAAAATCGGAAAACCATTGTTAAAAGTATTGCCTTATGTTTTATTCCTTTCTTATATGCCTTTATTGCCTTGTGAGCATTTTTTAATCCTTTAGGTAATATTAATAAGTTGCCTATTGCATTAGTCAACGCTGATACGTATAGTGATGCTTCTGGTAGTGATAACCGTGTTATTAACTTGCATAATTTAAATTTAGATGGAATTTCACAAAATAAATATGGTGCTTATCAATTTAATATTAATGATTTAAAAATTAGTAATGAGAAGAAAACCTTTACCGTTTATTATTATGATAATGATGAAACATACCAACAACATAAAAATGATAAAACATTTTTGACAGAAATTATAGTTGATAAAAACTTTACTAATGATTTTAATATTTTTTTTAGTAAATCTTTAAAAATCGTGGAAGATAAGATTAAAAAACCTGAAAAGATTTGGAATTTGATTAATCAAATTACTGATCGTCCCAAAATTAGTTTAGAAGCTTCATATAAAGTTAGTCCCATTTTAGGGGAAATTAATGATTTTGCATTAAATACTTTAAAAGATAGTATCTTTGGTAAATTCTTACCAGTCGTTATTAGTGACCAAATTTTTGATTATTGATACAATAATGCTATTAAAGACGGTGTTGATGGTTATAAAAAGTTTCAACAAACTTTTAAAACCTTATATGGTTTTTTATCAATTGTCGTTCCTGGTCTAGGTCCGCATGCTGATGAGTTTAATACTCGGATTAATAGTGTTGATAACAATGATAAAATTAAGGAGATTAAACAGTTAGAACATACATATTGAATGAATCATGAACTACTAGCACCACTAAATTTTATTGATTTTAATATTAACATTGAAGGACAAGATAAATCACCTTATGGTTTTGGTTTAGGTCCGTACTTTATGTGTATCGGGATGTGAGTAGGAACCTTATTATTAACCTTTACTTTCATTCGTGATAAGGATTTAAATAAATCTAAGTTCTGATCTAATTATTTAGGTAAATCAGCATGAATGGTCATGTTTGGATTAGTACAATCAACGATTTTAACTACTTCATTATTATTGCTATTCCATAGTTCTGATTTATGAAGTCGTTGTTGACAATTATTATTATATATGTGGTGTATTGGGATAGTTTTTGACTTAGTAGTTCAAAGTATTGCTCATATGTTCCGCAATCATGATTTAGGAAGATTTTTAATTGTTATTTTATTGATTTTACAACTTTCATCATCAAGTGGCACTTTCCCCGTGGAACTTGAACCAGGATTCTTTCAAGTCATGTACCACGTGTTACCATTTAGTTATGCTATTAAAGGATTAAGGGAAATTCTTATTAATCCTAATGCACTTAATATTTTATGAAGTCTTGGTTGTTTATTACTATTTGTGGTAATTTTAGTACCATTGTCATTATTAGTTAACTGATGGTATGATAAACGTGATAATAAACAACTTGGAACTAAACGAGAAAATCATAAACCAGAAACATTACTAATTGAAACTAATAACATTCCTTTGCTAGAAGAAGGCGAATAA
- the mgtA gene encoding magnesium-translocating P-type ATPase — MHFWKTKHKEQKTTTMFKQFSQMSKEEAITKLNGRMKGLKFDDVEDRIKENGKNIFSHKRFVWYKKLVHNIINPFIIILTLIVIYNFISYSVLDNSNDRKVDLYSAIIVLVMIVMSVFISYFQDYRSYKSSEKLRQLIETTASVFRFQDQNKNINFNDLNSVSNFTQEILIENLVPGDIIFLSSGDMIPADVRILASADLFINQAALTGETLPVEKHAIDPTNDAKKSSILELQNLCFMGTSVVSGGAIAIVMATGANTYFGSIASAVTGKRPTTSFNKGIKKVSYILVGFMCVMVPLIFIVNVFTKGNILTALIFSISVAVGITPEMLPMIISANLARGAVKLSRKKVIVKNLTSIQNFGAMNILCTDKTGTLTEDRIELVKHLNPDGVESEKVLAMAYLNSSFQTGLKNNIDKTIVEHIKAHHNSVTDIMPYRKIDEIPFDFARRRMSVVVSKDKVTNTLICKGAVEELLKICTQVDIGGKVITLTDKIKDNVLKLSVDLNNDGLRVIAIAYKPFTSDKKIFKISDEENLILSGYVGFLDVPKPSAIKAINSLNQHGVAVKILTGDNEIVTKAICRKVGLTPGVPLLGSDIENMDDQLLRTIVDKTTIFAKMDPLQKARIIDILKLNGHTVGFLGDGINDAVALHHADVGISVNSATDIAKEASDIILLEKDLEVLEQGVISGRITFGNILKYIKITISSNFGNSLSILIASIWLPFLPMMAIQLLLQNLLYDISQLAIPWDRVDNDFVAKPQKWDTKSILPFAFWNGPLSSLFDITTFLFLGYGLHIFSNYSNSSRTDALYWISLFQTGWFILGITSQTLIVQLLRTSKIPFLQSRPSWQLFSTTVLITGIGILIPYTALGTTIGLTTIPPIFYAYLAGVVVVYFFASQLLKMFYIKVNKRWL; from the coding sequence ATGCACTTTTGAAAGACGAAACATAAAGAACAAAAAACAACTACTATGTTTAAACAATTCTCCCAAATGTCAAAAGAAGAAGCCATCACAAAATTAAATGGTAGGATGAAAGGTTTAAAATTTGATGATGTTGAAGATAGAATCAAAGAAAATGGAAAAAACATTTTTTCTCATAAACGTTTTGTCTGGTACAAAAAATTAGTTCATAATATTATTAATCCATTTATTATTATATTAACGTTAATTGTTATTTATAATTTTATTAGTTATAGTGTCCTTGATAATAGTAATGATCGTAAAGTTGATTTATATAGTGCTATTATTGTATTAGTAATGATTGTAATGAGTGTCTTTATTTCTTATTTTCAAGATTATCGTTCCTATAAATCATCAGAAAAATTACGACAGTTAATTGAAACAACCGCCAGTGTCTTTCGATTTCAGGACCAAAATAAAAATATTAATTTTAATGATTTAAATAGCGTTTCAAATTTTACCCAAGAAATACTAATCGAAAACTTAGTGCCTGGTGATATTATTTTCTTATCTTCAGGTGACATGATTCCTGCTGATGTTCGAATTTTAGCATCAGCTGATTTATTTATTAACCAAGCAGCTTTAACAGGTGAAACCTTACCAGTAGAAAAGCATGCTATTGACCCTACTAACGATGCTAAGAAAAGTAGTATCTTGGAACTGCAGAACTTATGTTTTATGGGCACTAGTGTTGTTTCTGGTGGTGCTATTGCCATTGTTATGGCGACAGGTGCTAATACATACTTTGGTTCGATTGCTAGTGCTGTCACAGGAAAACGTCCTACTACTAGTTTTAATAAAGGTATCAAAAAAGTAAGTTATATTTTAGTTGGTTTTATGTGTGTAATGGTACCATTAATTTTTATTGTTAATGTTTTTACTAAAGGAAATATCTTAACTGCGTTAATTTTTTCAATCTCGGTTGCTGTAGGTATTACCCCAGAAATGTTACCAATGATTATTAGTGCCAATCTAGCACGAGGTGCTGTCAAACTATCACGTAAAAAAGTTATTGTTAAAAATTTAACTAGTATTCAAAATTTCGGTGCCATGAATATTTTATGTACCGATAAAACTGGGACATTAACTGAAGACCGTATTGAATTAGTTAAACATTTAAATCCTGATGGCGTTGAATCAGAGAAAGTGTTAGCAATGGCTTATTTAAACAGTTCTTTTCAAACAGGATTAAAAAATAATATTGATAAGACAATTGTTGAACATATTAAAGCTCATCATAATAGCGTTACTGATATTATGCCATATCGTAAAATTGACGAAATTCCTTTTGATTTTGCACGACGTAGAATGTCAGTTGTTGTATCAAAAGATAAAGTAACTAACACTTTAATTTGTAAGGGTGCTGTTGAAGAACTATTAAAAATTTGTACACAAGTTGATATTGGTGGCAAAGTTATTACATTAACTGATAAAATTAAAGATAATGTTTTAAAATTAAGTGTTGACCTTAATAATGATGGTTTACGTGTAATTGCTATTGCCTATAAACCATTTACGAGTGATAAAAAAATTTTTAAAATTAGTGATGAAGAAAACTTAATTTTATCAGGATATGTTGGTTTTTTAGATGTACCCAAACCAAGCGCTATTAAAGCTATTAACTCATTGAATCAACATGGTGTAGCAGTTAAAATCTTAACTGGCGATAATGAAATTGTTACTAAAGCCATTTGTAGAAAAGTAGGATTAACTCCTGGTGTTCCATTATTGGGTTCTGATATTGAAAATATGGATGACCAACTTTTACGTACTATTGTTGATAAGACAACTATTTTTGCTAAAATGGATCCATTACAAAAAGCACGCATTATTGATATTTTAAAACTAAATGGCCATACTGTTGGATTCTTAGGTGACGGGATTAATGATGCTGTTGCTTTACATCATGCTGATGTGGGGATTTCAGTCAATAGTGCCACTGATATTGCAAAAGAAGCTTCTGATATTATTTTATTAGAAAAAGATTTAGAAGTTCTAGAACAAGGTGTTATTAGTGGTCGTATTACCTTTGGTAATATTTTGAAATATATTAAAATTACTATTTCTTCTAATTTTGGTAATTCACTAAGTATTTTAATTGCTTCAATTTGGTTACCATTTTTACCAATGATGGCTATTCAATTGTTATTGCAAAACTTGTTATATGATATTTCTCAATTAGCTATTCCTTGAGATCGTGTTGATAATGACTTTGTGGCTAAACCACAAAAGTGAGATACTAAGAGTATTTTACCATTTGCCTTTTGAAATGGACCTTTAAGTTCGCTCTTCGATATAACCACCTTCTTATTTTTAGGATATGGTTTACATATTTTTAGTAACTATAGTAATTCATCAAGAACAGATGCTTTATACTGAATATCATTATTTCAAACAGGATGATTTATATTAGGAATTACTAGTCAAACCTTAATTGTCCAGTTGTTACGAACTTCAAAAATCCCCTTTTTACAAAGTCGTCCATCGTGGCAGTTATTCAGTACTACCGTTTTAATTACCGGAATTGGGATTTTAATTCCTTATACAGCATTGGGAACTACTATTGGTTTAACAACAATTCCACCAATATTTTATGCTTATTTAGCAGGGGTAGTAGTAGTATACTTCTTTGCAAGTCAATTGTTGAAAATGTTTTATATTAAAGTTAATAAACGCTGATTATAA